Proteins from a genomic interval of Procambarus clarkii isolate CNS0578487 chromosome 45, FALCON_Pclarkii_2.0, whole genome shotgun sequence:
- the LOC123769807 gene encoding uncharacterized protein: protein MEPTIPTRSKDFENAMDFLKNRMGPKGSISMFLVPRTPTKMHVKDKKSQGENVTANKSTGNALEKSLDDGVHICGEVITIQEASASTSMNPTSDKKCAQLSENADLDEDDTNHSTLPEQSSPQAIAVSTSTENGAGGGDILSSPTLKRIKASNQIVCIYSDKDAMSVENNVSTPTKDKTAGKNINLNDCPKQILSSHSPQKQHNGTDRDPQRVGFSCRVSPIKNVINKTTTDSLVSSGEQFHDRSKNARKLLESSKDPGDSISTRSVSYNLRQSRQQPLRFNYTVPTHNKQVKVLKTQKRKTFSITLPSLSPEAENNLLRIFFAMANFHGCEVTIDGRSVNVPTVRVQRRSQVYSSRKQVPSQHLKENLHSDSQHALSQNVSYTNKNDVGLFSLYPEVVLCTPHQM from the coding sequence atggaacCAACAATCCCTACAAGATCTAAGGACTTTGAGAATGCCATGGATTTCCTGAAGAATCGGATGGGACCAAAAGGATCAATATCCATGTTTTTAGTTCCACGGACACCCACTAAGATGCATGTGAAAGACAAAAAGAGTCAAGGTGAAAATGTCACGGCAAATAAAAGCACAGGTAATGCTTTAGAAAAATCCTTGGATGATGGTGTACACATATGTGGTGAAGTCATTACCATACAAGAGGCTTCTGCTTCAACAAGCATGAATCCTACCAGTGACAAGAAATGTGCTCAGTTATCAGAAAATGCAGATCTTGACGAAGATGATACCAATCACAGCACATTACCTGAACAGTCCTCTCCTCAGGCTATTGCAGTTTCCACCTCCACGGAGAATGGAGCAGGTGGTGGGGATATTTTATCCTCTCCTACCCTTAAACGTATCAAGGCAAGTAACCAAATTGTCTGCATTTATTCTGACAAAGATGCTATGTCAGTGGAAAATAATGTTTCAACTCCTACTAAGGACAAAACAGCAGGGAAGAATATCAACTTGAATGATTGCCCCAAGCAAATTCTCTCAAGTCATTCCCCGCAGAAGCAACATAATGGGACCGATCGGGACCCTCAACGCGTGGGATTTTCATGCCGTGTGTCTCCAATTAAAAATGTAATTAACAAAACAACAACAGACAGCCTAGTATCATCGGGAGAGCAGTTCCATGACAGGTCTAAAAATGCAAGGAAGCTCTTGGAATCATCTAAGGACCCCGGAGATAGTATCTCTACCAGGTCTGTTTCCTATAACTTGAGACAATCTAGACAGCAGCCTTTGAGGTTTAATTACACAGTACCAACACATAATAAGCAAGTAAAAGTTCTCAAAACTCAGAAAAGGAAAACGTTCAGTATTACTCTTCCATCACTTTCCCCTGAGGCAGAGAATAATCTGTTAAGGATTTTCTTTGCCATGGCAAATTTTCATGGCTGTGAGGTTACCATAGATGGCAGATCTGTAAATGTACCAACTGTGAGGGTTCAAAGACGCTCACAAGTTTATAGTTCACGCAAACAAGTGCCCAGTCAACATTTGAAAGAGAATCTTCACTCTGACTCTCAACATGCATTATCTCAAAATGTATCATATACAAATAAGAATGATGTCGGCCTTTTCTCTCTCTATCCAGAGGTTGTTTTGTGCACTCCTCATCAAATGTAG